TAACAAATACTATGTGTGTACATGTACCAAGCTCGTGTCTAAGTGCATGGGGAATATGATATTCAACCACTTCTATTGAAATGCTTAGcatataaaaatattgataaatACATTACATTTTATAGTTATTGTTTAagttatactccatccatcccacaaTATAAGTCACATTTGatgtgggcacgagttttaagaaacgtAAGGAATActaggttgaaaaagttagtggaatatgagacccactttttttatatcggttttataataaaatatgagtgaagtgagttagtggaatgtgaacctacttaccatttatggtaaaaaaaaataaatgtgacttttattatgggactcttattatgagacgAACCTAAATTGCAAAATGTGACTCACAGTGGGAGTGAGGGAGTACCTATTCATGAGTCGTAGAGAGAGAACAACAACCAGGGAGAATATTTAATGaatatggttttttttttccagtaagatattttactaaataaaatgatgaaattttcagaaataatgtatgagtgtgtgtgtgtttgtatgATGAGAAGGCATAAAAGAGTTCGTAGTATATGTATGATGAGAGAATCTTTGAGgtaattaataatttcaaaGGAGTTTCGTTCAAGTTTCATACAACATGATTGGCACCTTAAGTCGAAGTGACTggaaatttcctttttttacatAGCTTCACACATAATATTTATTCCCTTTAGTTACTAAATTAACACAATAAAGGGACAAGTAAACACGAATTAAGGAACCAACCTTAGGTGGGACATGTGGGTTTTCAAGGCGAAATTCGTGCATAATCCATCCGGTTTTGGTCCCATTAGGAGCTCTATTTTTGTGAAACACCAAAGTTTTCCTCATCCCGATGACGCCCTTTGTCCGGGGATCGAGCACTGTCCGATCTTTCCCCGTAGCCTTCCAATAGCCGGAGGTGGTGGCACGGTTGGTTCTAAAGCCGGTCGCATATTTCCGATCCCGGAAGCTAAAGAAGTACCACTCCTTGGAGTTCAACTTGGCCACATCTGCAAAATAATATGTCATGTTATTTTAAGTGGAATTAATAGCTtgttaaatagaaataaatattgGAAAAATTGCACGTCTTTCTTAACGCGTTCTTGACATATATGCCACGAAAGAAATTAATGGGATTAtactaattaaaatgaaatggaTTATTAGGATCTCATCATTTACATTATGTTGCTTATGTGACAAAAAGTTGGTTACAAGTCACCAAAGATTCACAAGGCATGTTTGTGGATTTAGGAATTAATGTGTAGCAATGGGAAAATGTGTGTCACCCTTTTCTACATAGATGAGAGTGTTACTTCTATGGTGAGAAGTCTATGTCACACATTTGTCCTCacctacacacacacacacacttttaTATATTTCGATATACTAAAATTTAATCCTAATATTGGTGATCGGATGAGAAAGGAGAAGTAAGtaagtatgaaaaaaaaaatctataaaaACAATCTATATAGTATTACGTGTAGTTAAAGCTAGACactacttaaagaaaaacttgtattcaattcaattcaattcaattcaattcccTTTTGCTAAAAGAATGCACCTGAGAAATCCCTTTATAAGGTTGTGAATTTTGTAGATAAAATCTTATCGGATTTCtacataatattataaatagaattgcaagagaaaaagaaataaatgtaTATATACAAATATGCATGGTTAGCTAAAACAAAAGACACATATGCAACAATGAAGTTAGTCTATTAAAAAATTCAGTTGTCTCTTAGATGATGAAACAAGACAACAAACGTTTCTTGACGTAACTTTCTTTTTGAATTAAGGTTTGTTAATGTAAATAAAGAACGATAAAGAAAACCTACCGGGAAGCTGCCATGGCTCGCAAACATGGAGATCGATTTCTACCAAAGTGCCTCTTAGAACTTGCTCATTAGTGATCTTTTTGTGGAGATAATGACAAACGAGCTCCTCGTCGCTCGGATAAAACTTGAAACCCGGTGGTAGCGTCTCGCCAATGTCTCGTAGCCCCATTTCTTGCCCAATATAATGATAATGAAATACTGATGATCAGTAAAAATAATtcgactttttttttctcaaaaagaGATAATCTCTACCTCTATTATATGCGtgtgcatatatatagagtgagagagagagagacacgATATAGAATTGACGTACTGTAATAAAAGAG
This sequence is a window from Salvia splendens isolate huo1 chromosome 14, SspV2, whole genome shotgun sequence. Protein-coding genes within it:
- the LOC121763990 gene encoding protein CUP-SHAPED COTYLEDON 3-like is translated as MGLRDIGETLPPGFKFYPSDEELVCHYLHKKITNEQVLRGTLVEIDLHVCEPWQLPDVAKLNSKEWYFFSFRDRKYATGFRTNRATTSGYWKATGKDRTVLDPRTKGVIGMRKTLVFHKNRAPNGTKTGWIMHEFRLENPHVPPKEDWVLCRVFYKSRSENNNNLMSPHNFEDNLTISSTNNERVNFTASLFNHHIGNPKPNLNPNPSTSPGLDFDLSCDHPMNHQPHCSSSHESHDYIHNKLGDQSTRCEDDYGFLFDFDGSNVVPSSLEDMRFVDDSSLVFI